The following coding sequences lie in one Cannabis sativa cultivar Pink pepper isolate KNU-18-1 chromosome 5, ASM2916894v1, whole genome shotgun sequence genomic window:
- the LOC133037731 gene encoding uncharacterized protein LOC133037731 produces MDYEDVSQCVKLCSDNIDNVVAEGVIIEAVGYFSYHGDIITNDYARVQITQVIQGEAEIPYPRGAIRYVCDACNKLVPWPRELILTEEGSLIKKLHSSNNSKGKEKCKGKEKIVEHLDSTKSYEKFIAEVLDKTHISLQAMFLEYMRVKGKNEFVRVPVNPSLFYRVHIYITSEDVIQVATQDELTGSAILFGLRCIWENLNQRQKELYKFYDVELLSYNNEQDKQALDVDYSNDIGKSCILKPA; encoded by the exons ATGGACTATGAGGATGTAAGTCAATGTGTAAAATTATGTTCGGATAACATTGACAATGTTGTGGCTGAGGGTGTCATAATTGAGGCGGTTGGTTACTTTTCATATCATGGTGACATAATTACAAATGATTATGCACGGGTTCAAATCACACAAGTTATTCAAGGGGAAGCTGAAATCCCATATCCAAGAGGTGCAATACGCTATGTTTGTGATGCATGTAACAAATTGGTTCCTTGGCCTAGGGAATTGATTTTGACTGAAGAG GGTTCTCTAATTAAGAAGCTTCATAGTTCAAACAACTCGAAGGGGAAAGAGAAATGTAAAGGAAAAGAGAAGATAGTGGAACATCTTGATTCCACTAAatcttatgagaaattcattgcAGAGGTACTTGACAAGACTCATATTTCTCTTCAGGCCATGTTCTTGGAATATATGAGAGTAAAAGGTAAAAATGAGTTTGTGAGGGTTCCTGTTAACCCATCCTTATTCTACCGAGTTCACATCTACATAACTTCCGAAGATGTCATACAAGTGGCCACCCAAGATGAACTTACGGGTTCAGCTATCTTATTTGGACTAAG ATGCATTTgggaaaatttaaatcaaagacAAAAAGAGTTATACAAGTTTTATGATGTCGAGCTTCTTAGTTATAACAATGAGCAGGACAAG CAAGCATTGGATGTTGATTATAGCAATGACATCGGGAAGAGTTGTATTCTTAAACCCGCTTAA
- the LOC133037730 gene encoding uncharacterized protein LOC133037730, translating to MTKQKDANKPKGRGRTKKNDINNLKAQGRKTKLEWNEKGEPIGTAYADMQSWIGVKARSTVPLTYDDWRHVDSKLKEKIWKDTYDAFELPETYKPKLLSDAGKMMKSFKKLLTRTIILPIAKSGRIEELRATPEKYPELNNKDWNEFVLTRLTPEFLALSEAQVARARMNLSHHRSSRRGMPNVEQDLKKELGVDNVERYQLWMRARTKNNILIAEYDKQIEQKINELKEKVSTGEIEAKGRNDILTQALGTPEHPGRVRAAGYDVSLIESYYFFFFIYILESN from the exons ATGACAAAGCAAAAGGATGCAAATAAGCCAAAAGGACGAGGCAGGACAAAAAAGAATGACATCAACAATCTGAAAGCTCAAGGACGCAAGACAAAACTAGAGTGGAATGAGAAAGGAGAACCTATAGGAACAGCATATGCAGATATGCAATCATGGATTGGGGTTAAAGCAAGATCTACAGTCCCTCTAACTTATGATGATTGGAGACATGTAGATTCGAAACTCAAGGAGAAAATATGGAAAGACACATAC GATGCTTTCGAGCTTCCAGAAACGTATAAGCCTAAACTACTATCAGATGCGgggaaaatgatgaaaagtttcaagaagcTCCTGACCCGGACAATTATCCTCCCGATTGCTAAAAGTGGTAGGATAGAAGAACTTCGTGCTACTCCAGAGAAGTATCCAGAACTTAACAATAAAGACTGGAATGAATTTGTTCTAACTCGTCTTACCCCTGAATTTCTG GCTTTGAGTGAAGCGCAAGTCGCCAGAGCCAGGATGAATCTATCTCATCATCGTTCATCTCGTAGAGGCATGCCCAACGTCGAACAAGATTTG aaaaaagaaCTCGGTGTTGACAATGTTGAGAGATACCAACTCTGGATGAGAGCACGGACAAAGAACAATATTTTGATCGCAGAATATGACAAGCAAATTGAGCAGAAAATA AATGAATTAAAAGAGAAAGTTAGTACTGGTGAAATCGAAGCTAAGGGTCGGAATGATATCTTAACGCAAGCTTTAGGCACACCTGAGCACCCAGGTCGTGTTAGAGCTGCTGGGTATGATGTTTCTTTAATTGAGTCAtattacttctttttttttatatatattttagagtcTAACTAA